A window of Pirellula sp. SH-Sr6A contains these coding sequences:
- a CDS encoding SGNH/GDSL hydrolase family protein — translation MHSKFQAYRHPFIHWKSYLSIATITSLSFGVVLPAVGQDRAIQGVVKRVYEYENKPEDVEFAPFHPAKAPVPSGLFLKPGDRLAIVGDSITEQKMYSRMIENYLTACMPEMNVTVRQLGWSGEKTDGFLRRMDRDCLTFRPTVATICYGMNDARYRPFDVTNGRWYRDHYSDIVQRFKAAGTRVVVGSPGCSGKIASWVGSKSGTLQEHNLNLCALRDIAMEVAQAEQTPFADIFWPMFQQQILAPKRLGKSLEEFAVAGKDGIHPGWAGQTIMAYAFLNALGVDGSIGEFHVDMSSKSAMTKGAHQVVGFDGKRLEIESKQYPYCAAGARDDDNSIRAGMELIPFHDRLNRLTLFIHGIEPTKKIRISWAGESIESNGADAMAGINLTKRFVKTPFDSAFAAVDAAVLAKQSYETQQIKKEFHGDQAKKDFDKVVAETEAIRKPLAEAVARSVVPVTHQLTIEILDETR, via the coding sequence ATGCACTCCAAATTTCAAGCCTATCGACACCCATTCATCCATTGGAAATCCTATTTGTCCATTGCGACCATCACGAGCCTTTCCTTTGGAGTGGTTCTTCCTGCTGTGGGGCAAGACCGGGCTATCCAGGGAGTGGTCAAGCGAGTTTATGAATATGAAAACAAGCCCGAAGACGTCGAGTTCGCACCATTCCATCCAGCCAAAGCCCCGGTACCGAGTGGTCTGTTTCTGAAACCGGGTGACAGGCTTGCCATTGTCGGGGATTCCATCACTGAACAAAAAATGTATTCGCGCATGATTGAAAACTACCTCACAGCTTGCATGCCGGAGATGAATGTAACCGTTCGGCAGCTGGGGTGGAGCGGTGAAAAAACCGATGGGTTTCTGCGTCGCATGGATCGCGATTGTTTAACTTTTAGGCCTACCGTTGCAACGATTTGTTACGGAATGAACGACGCTCGTTATCGTCCGTTTGATGTAACGAACGGTCGGTGGTATCGCGATCATTACTCCGATATCGTCCAACGATTCAAAGCGGCTGGTACGCGGGTCGTCGTCGGATCGCCCGGTTGCTCGGGCAAGATTGCTTCATGGGTAGGCTCGAAGTCAGGGACGCTCCAAGAACATAATTTGAATCTGTGCGCCCTTCGAGACATCGCCATGGAAGTAGCGCAAGCGGAACAGACTCCCTTTGCTGATATCTTTTGGCCCATGTTTCAACAACAGATTCTTGCGCCAAAGCGTCTGGGCAAGTCTCTCGAAGAATTTGCTGTGGCAGGAAAAGATGGTATTCACCCGGGTTGGGCGGGGCAGACCATCATGGCTTATGCGTTCCTGAATGCGTTGGGAGTTGACGGTAGTATCGGTGAGTTTCATGTCGATATGTCTAGCAAGAGCGCCATGACGAAAGGTGCCCATCAAGTCGTTGGTTTTGATGGCAAACGGCTTGAAATTGAGAGCAAGCAATATCCGTATTGTGCCGCAGGTGCTAGGGACGACGATAATTCGATTCGCGCAGGAATGGAACTGATACCTTTCCACGATCGACTCAATCGACTTACCCTCTTCATTCATGGTATTGAGCCAACCAAGAAGATTCGTATTTCTTGGGCGGGCGAATCTATCGAATCCAATGGAGCGGACGCGATGGCAGGGATCAACCTGACGAAGCGGTTCGTGAAGACCCCCTTCGACAGCGCGTTCGCCGCTGTCGATGCAGCGGTCTTGGCAAAGCAATCTTATGAAACGCAACAGATTAAAAAGGAGTTTCACGGCGACCAAGCAAAGAAAGATTTTGACAAAGTCGTCGCGGAAACAGAAGCGATTCGAAAACCGCTCGCAGAAGCTGTTGCACGGAGTGTCGTTCCCGTCACGCATCAGCTAACGATCGAAATCCTCGACGAGACCCGTTGA
- the mgtE gene encoding magnesium transporter: MINTLFLPELREMLLDNQKQGLQEFCVALHPARTAEFMEGLENSELWQVLQHAAPSLQSEIFHYFDWDRKVNLLASQDVKQVAILVTSLPADDAVDLLQELDENRVDQILALVPAADRRDIRRLQTFAEGTAGALMTTEVACLSENLTLKEAMEELSRQAEHLETIHYIYVTDDTNHLRGVVSTRSLVSAIGRPDKKLGDLMKKDLVTANVRDDQEVVAQKVAHYNLMALPVVDDEYHMMGIITHDDIIDVVREEATEDVQRIAAVEPLEDSYMRTPVSTLSWKRGIWLTILFLAGLITAFLLQSYNAELEKHTWLVLFIPLIISSGGNTGSQSSTLIITALAVKEIHQRDWFRIIRREAVMGLVLGGFLGSIGFLFALTMAPTALSACVIPITVLLVVLCGACTGSMLPLCFQRLGLDPALMSNPFVAGISDILGLLIYVNVSILLLG, translated from the coding sequence ATGATCAATACGCTATTCCTGCCTGAACTGCGCGAGATGCTTCTCGACAATCAGAAGCAGGGATTGCAGGAATTCTGTGTGGCATTGCACCCGGCCAGAACCGCAGAATTCATGGAGGGGCTGGAGAACAGCGAGTTATGGCAAGTTCTACAGCATGCGGCGCCGTCGCTGCAGTCGGAGATCTTTCATTACTTCGATTGGGATCGCAAAGTCAACCTGCTCGCTTCCCAAGACGTCAAACAAGTGGCGATATTGGTGACGTCCCTGCCCGCCGACGACGCGGTGGACCTCCTGCAGGAATTAGATGAAAACAGGGTCGATCAGATCCTAGCACTGGTTCCTGCTGCGGACCGTCGCGATATTCGACGTCTTCAAACGTTTGCGGAAGGAACCGCTGGCGCGTTGATGACAACCGAAGTGGCTTGCCTATCTGAAAATCTGACGCTGAAGGAAGCGATGGAGGAGTTGAGTCGGCAAGCCGAACATTTAGAGACGATCCATTACATCTATGTCACCGACGACACCAACCACCTTCGAGGTGTCGTCAGCACGCGATCGCTCGTATCGGCGATCGGTCGTCCTGATAAAAAACTCGGCGACTTGATGAAAAAGGATTTGGTGACCGCCAATGTTCGAGACGATCAAGAAGTAGTCGCTCAAAAAGTGGCTCACTATAACTTGATGGCACTTCCTGTCGTGGATGATGAATACCACATGATGGGCATCATCACGCATGACGATATTATCGACGTCGTTCGAGAGGAAGCCACGGAGGATGTCCAACGTATCGCCGCCGTGGAGCCGCTCGAAGACTCCTACATGCGAACGCCCGTTTCGACTCTATCTTGGAAGCGTGGGATCTGGCTCACGATCTTGTTCCTCGCAGGATTGATTACGGCCTTTCTGCTGCAGAGCTACAACGCTGAACTCGAAAAACATACCTGGCTGGTGCTTTTTATCCCGCTCATCATCAGCAGTGGCGGGAACACGGGTAGCCAATCCTCGACTCTCATCATCACTGCATTGGCTGTCAAAGAAATTCATCAGCGAGATTGGTTCCGCATCATTCGTCGCGAAGCCGTAATGGGTCTAGTCCTCGGGGGATTTCTCGGAAGTATTGGCTTCCTATTCGCGCTGACCATGGCACCGACGGCGCTGTCGGCCTGTGTGATCCCGATCACGGTCCTCTTGGTGGTGCTGTGTGGAGCCTGCACAGGGAGTATGCTTCCACTTTGCTTCCAACGACTTGGCCTCGATCCAGCCCTGATGAGCAACCCCTTCGTCGCTGGCATCAGCGACATATTGGGACTGCTTATTTACGTCAATGTCTCGATTCTATTGCTCGGATAG
- a CDS encoding DUF3500 domain-containing protein: MSRSCRTSPRLSTACRALLLGALSLTPSATVPSYLIAQEACRTASPASAAANQFLASLSANEKKLAQIPFQDPRRLEWHFVPMETRKGLPLREMSDEQVKFALAVLKSVMSDAGFKRATNIMSYEAILLELEGPAAAKRRDYKKYYIAIYGEPSDRSEWGLSVEGHHLSLNFTMDRSVIVDSTPQFYGLNPAKLPKSFSVPSLNPLGGKNSFQEGGRLLASEEDAGIALMASFNDAQKSKAVFNSKCPEEILWPGDAQPKPSASVGIPASEMDVDQKKLLMTVLESFLATMPKEVVLSRMNQITAAGLDNIHFGWAGTEDLSGQHYFRLQGPTFIAEFCNYQADSAGNNANHIHSVWRDLTGDFNLPVVATTSK, encoded by the coding sequence ATGTCTCGCTCTTGTCGAACATCCCCACGGCTCTCCACGGCATGTCGCGCCCTTTTGCTCGGCGCTTTATCGCTGACACCCTCCGCCACTGTTCCGTCATACTTGATTGCCCAGGAAGCCTGTAGAACCGCGAGCCCCGCATCGGCTGCGGCAAATCAGTTCTTGGCATCTCTCTCGGCCAATGAAAAGAAATTGGCTCAAATACCATTTCAAGATCCTCGCCGATTGGAATGGCATTTCGTTCCCATGGAGACCCGAAAGGGACTTCCCCTTCGCGAAATGAGCGACGAACAGGTTAAATTTGCACTCGCAGTTTTGAAGAGCGTGATGAGCGATGCAGGCTTCAAGCGAGCCACCAACATTATGAGCTACGAAGCGATCTTGCTCGAACTCGAGGGCCCTGCGGCTGCGAAACGTCGTGACTACAAGAAGTACTACATCGCCATTTACGGTGAACCGAGCGATCGATCGGAGTGGGGTTTGAGCGTTGAGGGGCACCACCTGTCGTTGAACTTCACGATGGATCGTAGCGTGATCGTCGACTCCACTCCTCAGTTCTATGGACTGAACCCAGCGAAGCTACCGAAGAGCTTTTCCGTTCCCAGCTTGAATCCATTGGGGGGTAAGAATTCCTTCCAAGAGGGAGGTCGGTTGCTCGCGAGCGAAGAAGATGCAGGGATCGCCTTGATGGCGAGCTTTAATGACGCCCAAAAGTCGAAAGCTGTATTCAACAGCAAATGCCCAGAGGAAATCCTGTGGCCTGGCGACGCGCAGCCCAAGCCCAGCGCCTCGGTTGGCATTCCAGCTTCCGAGATGGATGTTGATCAGAAAAAGCTGCTGATGACCGTGCTCGAATCGTTCTTGGCGACGATGCCGAAAGAGGTCGTTCTCTCCCGCATGAATCAAATCACAGCGGCCGGTCTCGACAATATCCATTTTGGATGGGCCGGTACGGAGGACCTCTCCGGGCAACATTACTTCCGGCTTCAAGGCCCGACCTTCATCGCCGAATTCTGCAACTACCAAGCCGACTCGGCCGGCAATAATGCCAACCACATTCACAGCGTTTGGCGAGATCTCACGGGCGACTTCAATCTCCCGGTTGTCGCGACGACTTCGAAGTAG
- a CDS encoding flagellar hook assembly protein FlgD encodes MSRVGGTSGATGSSASNSPSGNGLNDVDMDTFLNLMITELQNQDPLNPTDNKALLEQIGQLRSISSNDRLVSTLTSFGNTQELTTASSLIGKKVTGLDIKGGEVSGEVSSVSVKIDEKDRNKRTVQVHVGDQIVDMKNVREIDLGE; translated from the coding sequence ATGTCGCGCGTAGGTGGAACTTCAGGAGCAACGGGGTCGTCGGCTTCCAATTCTCCAAGTGGAAACGGCCTCAACGATGTCGACATGGACACGTTTCTCAATTTGATGATCACGGAGTTGCAAAATCAGGATCCGCTGAATCCGACCGATAACAAAGCGCTCCTCGAGCAGATTGGGCAGTTGCGGAGCATCAGCTCGAACGATCGATTGGTATCCACTCTGACATCCTTCGGAAATACCCAGGAGCTCACGACCGCCAGCAGCTTGATTGGGAAAAAGGTGACGGGTTTGGATATTAAGGGGGGTGAGGTAAGCGGGGAGGTTTCGAGCGTTTCGGTGAAGATTGACGAAAAAGATCGAAACAAGAGGACGGTACAGGTGCACGTCGGCGACCAAATTGTCGATATGAAGAACGTTCGAGAGATCGACTTAGGGGAGTAG